In Mycobacterium tuberculosis H37Rv, a single window of DNA contains:
- a CDS encoding transmembrane protein (A core mycobacterial gene; conserved in mycobacterial strains (See Marmiesse et al., 2004 PMID:14766927).): MRSRFLPYATTPGRLLAQLISDITVAVWTTLWMLVGLAVHDAISIIGEAGRQIEIGSHGIAGNLAAAGQDAQRIPVVGDALSNPITAASQAALDIAGAGHNLDTTAGWLAVVLALAVAATPILAVAMPWLFLRLRFCRRKWTVTTLAATPAGRQLLALRALANRPPGKLAAVSTDPVGAWRREDPATMRALAALELRAAGIPLRGD; the protein is encoded by the coding sequence ACCACGCCCGGCCGACTGCTGGCCCAACTGATCAGCGATATCACTGTCGCGGTGTGGACGACGCTATGGATGCTCGTCGGCCTCGCCGTGCACGACGCCATCTCGATAATCGGCGAGGCCGGCCGCCAAATCGAAATCGGCTCGCACGGGATTGCCGGCAACCTGGCGGCCGCGGGCCAGGACGCCCAGCGTATCCCGGTGGTGGGCGACGCGCTCAGCAACCCCATCACCGCCGCAAGCCAGGCCGCCCTTGACATCGCCGGCGCCGGCCACAACCTGGACACCACGGCCGGCTGGCTTGCGGTAGTGCTCGCGCTGGCGGTCGCCGCGACGCCGATTCTTGCCGTGGCCATGCCCTGGCTGTTCCTGCGGCTGCGGTTCTGCCGGCGCAAGTGGACCGTTACCACCCTGGCGGCGACCCCAGCCGGTCGCCAGCTGCTGGCGCTGCGCGCATTGGCGAACCGGCCGCCGGGCAAACTGGCCGCCGTCAGCACCGATCCGGTCGGCGCCTGGCGACGAGAGGATCCCGCCACCATGCGTGCGCTGGCCGCGCTCGAGTTGCGGGCCGCCGGAATCCCGCTGCGCGGGGACTAG
- the cyp126 gene encoding cytochrome P450 Cyp126, translated as MTTAAGLSGIDLTDLDNFADGFPHHLFAIHRREAPVYWHRPTEHTPDGEGFWSVATYAETLEVLRDPVTYSSVTGGQRRFGGTVLQDLPVAGQVLNMMDDPRHTRIRRLVSSGLTPRMIRRVEDDLRRRARGLLDGVEPGAPFDFVVEIAAELPMQMICILLGVPETDRHWLFEAVEPGFDFRGSRRATMPRLNVEDAGSRLYTYALELIAGKRAEPADDMLSVVANATIDDPDAPALSDAELYLFFHLLFSAGAETTRNSIAGGLLALAENPDQLQTLRSDFELLPTAIEEIVRWTSPSPSKRRTASRAVSLGGQPIEAGQKVVVWEGSANRDPSVFDRADEFDITRKPNPHLGFGQGVHYCLGANLARLELRVLFEELLSRFGSVRVVEPAEWTRSNRHTGIRHLVVELRGG; from the coding sequence ATGACTACCGCCGCCGGGCTTTCGGGCATCGATCTGACCGATCTGGACAACTTCGCCGACGGCTTCCCCCATCACCTCTTCGCCATCCACCGTCGTGAAGCGCCGGTGTATTGGCATCGGCCGACCGAGCACACCCCGGACGGGGAGGGCTTCTGGTCGGTGGCTACCTACGCCGAAACCCTTGAGGTGTTACGTGATCCGGTGACCTATTCGTCGGTCACCGGGGGCCAACGTCGGTTTGGGGGCACGGTGCTGCAGGATCTGCCGGTCGCCGGCCAGGTGCTCAACATGATGGATGATCCCCGGCACACCCGTATCCGGCGGTTGGTCAGCTCGGGCTTGACACCACGGATGATCCGGCGGGTCGAAGACGATCTGCGCCGCCGGGCGCGTGGATTGCTCGATGGCGTAGAACCCGGAGCGCCTTTCGACTTCGTGGTCGAGATCGCTGCCGAATTGCCCATGCAGATGATCTGCATTCTGCTGGGTGTGCCGGAGACGGATCGACATTGGTTGTTCGAGGCGGTTGAGCCGGGATTCGATTTCCGCGGCTCCCGCAGGGCGACGATGCCGAGGCTGAACGTCGAGGATGCCGGATCGCGGTTATACACCTACGCATTGGAGCTGATCGCCGGTAAACGCGCCGAACCTGCCGACGACATGCTGTCCGTCGTCGCCAACGCTACCATCGACGATCCGGACGCGCCGGCGCTGTCCGACGCCGAACTGTACCTGTTCTTCCATCTACTGTTCAGCGCCGGCGCGGAAACCACCCGTAACTCCATTGCCGGCGGGCTGCTGGCGCTGGCCGAGAACCCTGACCAACTGCAAACGCTGCGAAGCGATTTTGAGTTGTTGCCGACTGCGATCGAAGAGATCGTGAGGTGGACGTCGCCGTCACCATCGAAGCGGCGCACGGCGTCCCGTGCGGTCAGCCTGGGCGGCCAGCCGATCGAGGCGGGTCAGAAGGTTGTGGTGTGGGAGGGCTCGGCCAACCGTGATCCCAGCGTGTTCGACCGCGCGGACGAGTTCGATATCACCCGAAAACCCAATCCGCACCTGGGTTTCGGTCAGGGGGTGCACTATTGCCTGGGCGCCAATCTGGCTCGGCTGGAACTGCGGGTGCTGTTCGAGGAACTCTTGTCCCGCTTTGGCTCAGTGCGGGTGGTGGAACCCGCGGAATGGACACGTAGCAACCGGCATACCGGCATCCGGCACCTAGTCGTTGAATTGCGCGGAGGCTAG